The Drosophila biarmipes strain raj3 chromosome 2L, RU_DBia_V1.1, whole genome shotgun sequence genome has a window encoding:
- the LOC108029025 gene encoding uncharacterized protein LOC108029025 isoform X1, giving the protein MADVHELIVTCIIFLYQIFLVFRSINPLKKDALLLIMHNFMLYYVINMFKHLAQASINSDGPVNTFYYVPLVFEENVASGSHQSWHEVLRSSSWQFFEVLFRHHLALLLPFNLALLVPRCKLAFISTLVLVSNFVMFVCFSSAICQLVLDSSHAHGLRLLGILCVGPVCQGLLVCRLLARVWVSPRGQGTLGVANPFFNLAIFL; this is encoded by the exons ATGGCTGATGTGCACGAGCTTATAGTGACGTGCATTATATTTCTCTACCAGATCTTCCTGGTTTTT CGCTCCATAAATCCGCTGAAGAAGGACGCCCTGCTGCTCATCATGCACAACTTTATGCTGTACTATGTGATCAACATGTTCAAGCACCTAGCTCAGG CTTCGATTAACTCCGATGGACCGGTGAACACCTTCTACTATGTCCCCCTGGTCTTTGAAGAAAACGTGGCCTCGGGATCCCATCAGAGTTGGCACGAGGTCCTCAGGTCATCCAGCTGGCAGTTCTTTGAGGTCCTGTTCAGGCACCACCTGGCCCTGCTGTTGCCGTTTAATTTGGCTCTCCTGGTGCCC CGCTGCAAGTTGGCCTTCATTAGCACCCTGGTGCTGGTGTCCAACTTCGTGATGTTCGTCTGCTTCTCCTCGGCCATCTGTCAGCTGGTCCTGGACAGCAGCCACGCCCACGGCCTGCGCCTCCTCGGGATCCTGTGTGTGGGCCCCGTGTGCCAGGGCCTGCTGGTGTGCCGCCTCCTGGCCCGAGTGTGGGTGAGTCCCCGGGGCCAGGGAACCCTGGGAGTGGCCAACCCTTTCTTTAACCTGGCCATCTTCCTTTAG
- the LOC108029029 gene encoding protein rolling stone isoform X1 produces the protein MYRMFGGKEPESAGYLQEPLTLREEFRCRRFGLGHPTPSDFLRSQWQTKPKSSIFLAYRWLLGGFFNAGLVTYIILYYRSGTVFIYLTNWGFILCGITSLTGAILVTAYHCKPESWNPPGCVVKTYWACYWTTLTIEYLIAITYWTAIYPDDRMPINPTRVSDFYNIFIHLLPPILFTVDHFIVAQPARLLHFVYPMIFGFSYGLFALTYYELGGLNYNGNSYIYTFLDFEKPTMVLVTVSMVTLAAVFLSALQYGVYRLRTFVARKRGKLL, from the exons atgtatcgTATGTTCGGTGGCAAGGAGCCAGAGTCAGCCGGCTATCTTCAGGAACCCTTGACTCTGAGGGAAGAGTTCCGCTGCCGCAGATTCGGGCTAGGTCATCCCACTCCCTCAGATTTTTTACGATCCCAA TGGCAAACAAAGCCCAAATCTTCTATTTTCTTGGCCTATCGGTGGTTGCTGGGCGGATTTTTTAACGCGGGCTTGGTCACCTATATTATTCTGTACTACCGTAGCGGAACTGTTTTCATCTACTTGACCAACTGGGGATTTATCCTGTGCGGCATCACCAGCCTTACAGGAGCCATACTGGTGACTGCCTATCACTGCAAGCCGGAATCGTGGA ATCCCCCTGGTTGCGTGGTCAAGACCTATTGGGCCTGCTATTGGACCACTTTAACAATTGAGTATTTGATCGCAATTACCTATTGGACAGCCATTTATCCCGACGATCGGATGCCAATTAATCCGACCCGAGTTTCAGATTTCTACAACATATTTATACACCTTCTGCCCCCGATTCTCTTCACCGTCGACCACTTTATAGTGGCGCAGCCCGCCCGCCTGCTGCATTTTGTGTATCCCATGATATTTGGTTTTTCCTATGGACTATTCGCTCTAACCTACTATGAGCTGGGTGGTCTAAACTA CAACGGGAACTCCTATATATACACATTTCTGGACTTTGAAAAACCGACGATGGTGCTGGTCACGGTGTCAATGGTAACTTTGGCGGCTGTCTTCCTGTCCGCCCTGCAATATGGAGTCTATCGGCTGAGGACTTTCGTAGCACGCAAGAGGGGGAAACTTCTGTGA
- the LOC108029025 gene encoding uncharacterized protein LOC108029025 isoform X2 → MADVHELIVTCIIFLYQIFLVFRSINPLKKDALLLIMHNFMLYYVINMFKHLAQASINSDGPVNTFYYVPLVFEENVASGSHQSWHEVLRSSSWQFFEVLFRHHLALLLPFNLALLVPRCKLAFISTLVLVSNFVMFVCFSSAICQLVLDSSHAHGLRLLGILCVGPVCQGLLVCRLLARVWLGQWIVV, encoded by the exons ATGGCTGATGTGCACGAGCTTATAGTGACGTGCATTATATTTCTCTACCAGATCTTCCTGGTTTTT CGCTCCATAAATCCGCTGAAGAAGGACGCCCTGCTGCTCATCATGCACAACTTTATGCTGTACTATGTGATCAACATGTTCAAGCACCTAGCTCAGG CTTCGATTAACTCCGATGGACCGGTGAACACCTTCTACTATGTCCCCCTGGTCTTTGAAGAAAACGTGGCCTCGGGATCCCATCAGAGTTGGCACGAGGTCCTCAGGTCATCCAGCTGGCAGTTCTTTGAGGTCCTGTTCAGGCACCACCTGGCCCTGCTGTTGCCGTTTAATTTGGCTCTCCTGGTGCCC CGCTGCAAGTTGGCCTTCATTAGCACCCTGGTGCTGGTGTCCAACTTCGTGATGTTCGTCTGCTTCTCCTCGGCCATCTGTCAGCTGGTCCTGGACAGCAGCCACGCCCACGGCCTGCGCCTCCTCGGGATCCTGTGTGTGGGCCCCGTGTGCCAGGGCCTGCTGGTGTGCCGCCTCCTGGCCCGAGTGTGG CTCGGCCAGTGGATCGTTGTTTGA
- the LOC108029029 gene encoding protein rolling stone isoform X2 — MYRMFGGKEPESAGYLQEPLTLREEFRCRRFGLGHPTPSDFLRSQWQTKPKSSIFLAYRWLLGGFFNAGLVTYIILYYRSGTVFIYLTNWGFILCGITSLTGAILVTAYHCKPESWTTGTPIYTHFWTLKNRRWCWSRCQW, encoded by the exons atgtatcgTATGTTCGGTGGCAAGGAGCCAGAGTCAGCCGGCTATCTTCAGGAACCCTTGACTCTGAGGGAAGAGTTCCGCTGCCGCAGATTCGGGCTAGGTCATCCCACTCCCTCAGATTTTTTACGATCCCAA TGGCAAACAAAGCCCAAATCTTCTATTTTCTTGGCCTATCGGTGGTTGCTGGGCGGATTTTTTAACGCGGGCTTGGTCACCTATATTATTCTGTACTACCGTAGCGGAACTGTTTTCATCTACTTGACCAACTGGGGATTTATCCTGTGCGGCATCACCAGCCTTACAGGAGCCATACTGGTGACTGCCTATCACTGCAAGCCGGAATCGTGGA CAACGGGAACTCCTATATATACACATTTCTGGACTTTGAAAAACCGACGATGGTGCTGGTCACGGTGTCAATGGTAA